The genomic interval TGCCTCCAAACAGTTTCACTTTGAGGTTGAACGCCGCCTACAGAGCAAAATACAGCTACAGCACCATCCAATACTCTCATTGATCTTTCAACTTCAATTGTAAAATCCACGTGGCCCGGGGTGTCTATAAGGTTTATTTGATGATCTCGCCAAAAACAAGTCGTAGCGGCAGATGTAATAGTGATACCTCTTTCCTTTTCTTGATCCATCCAGTCCATTGTAGCGGTTCCTTCATGAGTCTCGCCTATTTTATGACTGATTCCGGTAAAAAATAAAATTCTTTCACTCGTAGTCGTTTTACCGGCATCGATATGGGCAGCAATTCCTATATTTCTTACCATATGTAAAGGTGTTTTTCTTGCCATTTTATCTCCTTACCAACGATAGTGAGCAAAAGCTTTATTAGCTTCAGCCATCTTATAAGTATCCTCTTTTTTCTTAAATGAAGAACCTTTAGAATTTGCAGCATCGAGCAATTCATAAGCTAATTTTTCAATCATTGTGCGTTCACTTCTTTTTCTGGCAAACGCTATAATCCAACGAATTGCAAGTGCTTGTTGGCGTGCAGGGCGAACTTCAATCGGAACTTGGTAAGTAGCGCCGCCAACGCGACGTGATTTAACTTCCAAAACAGGTTTTACGTTTTCAATGGCATCATTAAAAACTTCAATACCTTTTTTTTCGCCTCCTTTTTGATCAATCAAATTTATTGCACCATACATAATTTTAGTTGCAATACTTTTCTTGCCATCATACATAAGTGAATTGATAAATTTAGTGATTACTTTATTGCCGTATATTGGATCCGGCAAAACTTCTCTAACTAGAGCTTTTCTTCTTCTCATATATTTTCCTTCAAATTTTTAAATTTTACTCAAACCGTGCCAAATCAACGGGCCGGTCTGTTTTAGCTAAACTATTTTTTAGGGCGTTTAGCACCGTATTTTGATCTTGAAACAGTTCTTTTTGCAACACCTGCAGTATCAAGAGCACCACGAACAATGTGATATTTGACACCCGGTAAGTCTTTTACACGACCGCCACGAACAAGTACAATACTGTGTTCTTGCAAATTGTGACCTTCTCCACCGATATAGCTGATAACTTCAAAACCACTTGTAAGCCTTACTTTGGCAACTTTTCTAAGCGCAGAGTTCGGTTTTTTAGGAGTTGTAGTATAAACTCTCGTGCAAACACCGCGTCTTTGCGGACAATTCTTTAACGCAGGAGATTTTGATTTTTCAATAATCTTTTTGCGCTCTTTTCTAACCAATTGATTTATAGTTGGCACTATTTTTTCCTTTCATCATTAAATTTATCAAAAAAAGATTTTAATTGTATCTTCTTATGACTTATAAAAAACTAAATTTAAGCAAAATTTTAAAATTTGTCTTTAATGGCATATTTACCGCTTCCACAAAATAATATGCAAAGACAAATACCTATATATAAAAACGGCAATTCCGCATTAAATCCACCGTATTGATTTAATCCAAAAAGATTTGAACCATGAGCTAAAAATAAAATCATAGCGCTATTTATTATAATTATAAATGAACTAATTCTTGGAAAAAGTCCTATAATAATACAAATCGGCGCCAAAACTTCACCTATATAAACGCCATAACTTAAAATTTCAGGCATACCGGAATTTACAACCATATCTTTTACGAAATCTATTCCATGAGAAATTTTTGAAATTCCATGCATTAAAAAACAAATTCCAAAAATCAATCTTAGAAAAAATAAACCGTTATCATAAAATTTTTTACTTTCCATTGCCTTCCCTTAATACGGCAAAGATTATTCTTTGCCGTTTTTCTTTAATTTTACCTCTTTATCTTTATAAAGTCCGGTTCCAACAGGAATTTTTCTACCTAAAATAACATTTTCTTTTAAATCTTCAAGATAATCGCATCTTCCTGCAATGCTGGCTTCCGTTAAAACTTTTGTGGTTTCTTGGAAAGATGCAGCTGATATAACACTATCACTTCCAATCGCAGCTCTTGTAACACCAAGAAGTACAGGCTCAGCCAAAGCAGGCTCTCCGCCGCCTGCGACAATTCTTTCATTTTCTTCACTGAATTTTCTTTTGCTGACCAAATCACCAGGAATCAAACTTGTATCACCGCTATCTACAACTCGCACTTGTCTAAGCATTTGAGAAACTATAATTTCAATATGTTTATCGTTTATCGCAACACCTTGACTTCTATAAACTTGTTGAATTTCACTTATCAAATAATAATGAAGCGCTTTTTCACCTAAAATTCTAAGTACATCATGGCTTGAAACTACACCGTCGGTAAGTTTTTCACCTGCATGTACATATTCGCCGTTTCTTACTTGAATTTGGCGAGCTTTATCTATAAGATACTCCGAAGAAGAACCGTCATTTGATTCAATTATTACACGCTCTTTAGCGCGAAGCGGCTTGTCAAAGCGAATTGTTCCATCTATATCTGCCACAATTGCATCATTTTTAGGTTTTCTTGCTTCAAATAACTCGGATACTCTTGGAAGACCACCTGTAATATCTTGCGATTTCGCAACAGCTTTTGGAGTTTTAGCCAAAATATCGGCCAACTTTACACTATCTCCGGCACTTACAAAAATCGCAGTTTTTGGATCTAAATGATAACGAATAAGTTCTTTCTTTTCATTTGCAATAACAATAGTAGGTTTTACACCTTGCGGCAAATATTCGTTTATAACAACCCTGCTTTGACCTGTTGTTTCATCGTATTGCTCTGCAGCCGTATAGCCGATTTCGATATCTTCAAATGCAACAACGCCTTCGCTTTCAGCAATTATAGGCGTAGAGTAAGGATCCCATTCAGCGACTGTCAAACTTTCATTTTTCTTTGGTTTAGCTATTATATCTTTATTATCAACCTTCGTGCTATCATTGAATTGAATAATAGATTCTCTTGGAATATAGTGGCGAATAGCTTCTCTACCGTCTTCATCGGCAATTACTACAAACATACCTTTTTCAGTTACGATATGGCCTTTTTTGATATCTTTTAATCTTTCTAAATAATCACCTTTAAGGATGAAATATTTTAAAATTCCTTTTGCGCCGGCAGGTATTATTTGAGTAACAGGTTCGCCATCTTTTACTTTAATTTCACTTGCAAAAAGGATACGATTAGGAACATTCCAACCTTCTTTTATGACTTCAACAAGACTTTCATTTTCTTCAACTTTATCGCCGTTTTTATAAGCTATATAAAATTTACTTTCAACCTTTCCAGCCACTCCTGCAAGCTCATTCGCTTTTGCCAAATCATGTCTTCGAAGTGTATATTTTACTTCATCTTTTTTATTTTTTATTGTTAAAATAACATCTTCGTGAGCAATTTCAATATTTACTATACCGCTAATAGGTGCTTTTATCTTTGGTTCCACCAAAAGTACAGCCGCATTTCTACGATTTGTAACAATAAATTTTCCGTTATTTTCAATAGTTTTTATATTGTAGTATCTTATAAAACCCTCTTTTTTAGCGATTACTTGGCGATCTTGTTGTTCCGTTGAAGCAGTTCCTCCAACGTGAAAAGTTCGTAGTGTTAATTGAGTTCCAGGCTCTCCGATTGATTGAGCGGCAATGATTCCTACGGCTTCACCAGGTTTTACAAGTTTACCTTCACTTAAATTTGTACCGTAACATTTTGAACAAACACCCTTATGAGCTTTACAAGTTATAGGTGTGCGAATACTTACGGATTTAATTCCGGCATCGCAAATTATTTGCGTTTTTTCTTCATTAAGCAATGTTCCGGCTTCAAATAAAACTTTATTTGTAATAGGATCGATTACATCATCACTTAATACGCGACCTAAAATTCTATCTTCCAAACTTTCGATCAACTCTCCGTTTGACGTAATTTCGGTAACTTCGATACCTTCGTGTGTATGGCAATCGTCCATTGTAATTTTTACATTTTGAGATACGTCAATTAGTTTTCTTGTCAAATATCCGGCATTTGCTGTTTTTAAAGCAGTATCGGCAAGACCTTTTCTGGCACCGTGTGTTGAAATAAAATATTCAAGCACATTTAAGCCTTCTCTAAAATTTGAAATAATCGGTGTTTCGATAATCGAACCATCAGGTTTCGCCATAAGACCACGCATTCCTGCAAGTTGTTTTATTTGATTTGCACTACCTCTTGCACCTGAATCAGCCATCATATAAATTGAATTAAATCCGTGCTTATCATTTTTGATAAGTTTCATCATTTCGCTTGCGACTTTATTTCCCGTATCCGTCCAAATATCAACGATTTTATTGTATCTTTCGCTATCGGTTAAAAGTCCTGCACCATATTGATTTTGAATTTCTCTAACTTTTCGTTTTCCGTCATTTATATATTCACTTTTACTTTCAGGTACAATAATATCTGCTACCGATATAGATACGCCAGCTTTTGTTGCGGATTCAAAACCGAGTCTTTTAAGATTATCCAAAAATGATGCCGTAAGTTTAGTTCCGCCATTTTTATATACGAAATTAACCAAATTTGCAATATCTTTTTTCTTCATAATCTTATTCCACATGCTCTCAGGTATAAAATCAGGCAAAATAGATTTTATAATAAGACGACCGGCTGTTGTAAATGTGGCATGTCCGTTAACAGTTGTTTTAATTTTTGCATGTATATCAAGCGCTTTTGCTTCAACTGCCATCATAACTTCATCGGCATTTGCAAAAATTTTATTTGTGCCTTTCGCTCCTGTTTTTTCAAGTGATAGATAATAAACACCTAAAACCATATCTTGACTTGGAACTGTAACAGCTTTTCCGCTTGCAGGAAGCAAAATATTCATAGAGCTCATCATTAAAATTTTACATTCCGCAATCGCCTCTTGACTTAAAGGAACATGAACCGCCATTTGATCACCGTCAAAATCGGCATTAAATGCGGCACAAACAAGCGGATGAAGCTTTATAGCTTTTCCTTCAACCAAAACAGGATGAAATGCTTGAATAGACATTTTATGAAGTGTAGGCGCACGATTAAGCATAACAGGATAATCTTTTACAACCTCTTCCAGGCATTCCCAAACTTCATTTTCCTTATTTTCTATCATTTTTTTAGCTTGTTTTACGGTTGTAGCATAGCCCTTTTCTTGCAAACGAGCTATTAGATGCGGTTTAAATAACTCTAGCGCCATAATTTTTGGAAGACCGCATTGATCCATTTTTAGTCTTGGACCTACAACAATAACTGAACGTCCTGAAAAATCAACACGTTTTCCAAGTAAATTTTGTCTAAAACGACCTTGCTTTCCTTTAATGATTTCGCTTAGTGATTTTAGAGGTCTTTTATTCGCACCTTTTACGGCATTTGTTCTTCTGCCGTTATCAAACAACGCATCGACAGCCTCTTGAAGCATTCTTTTTTCATTTCTTATGATAATATCAGGCGCATCAAGTTCTATTAGTCTTTTTAAACGAGTATTCCTATTGATTACACGTCGATAAAGATCATTTACATCGCTGACTGCAAATTTTCCGCCGTCTAAATTTACAAGCGGTCTTAAATCGGCAGGCAAAACAGGCAAAACTGTAATCATCATCCATTCAGGTCTTAAATCTGACATAATAAAAGATTCTACAACCTTAAGACGTTTTACAATATTTTTTTTCTTTGCGTCCGATGTAGTGCTTTTCATCTCTTCTTTTAAATTGTTTAGAATATCGACCAAATCAAGTTCAGCAAGCATATCTCTAATGACTTCTCCGCCCATTCTTGCACTAAAACCGGTTGATGTATAAAGTTTGGTTAAAAGTTGGTATTGTTCTTCATTTAAAACATCGTATTTTTCAACTTTTTTTGAATTTTCATTATCGTAATAAGCTTCTCCAGGATTATCTACAATATAAGCTTCATAGTATAAAACACGCTCCAAATCTTTCATTTTGACATTTAAAAGAGTGCCGATGCGGCTTGGCAAAGAATTTACATACCAAATATGAGCAACCGGCGTAACAAGTTCAATATGACCCATTCGTGTTCGTCTAACTTTTGAGCTTGTAATTTCTACGCCGCATTTTTCGCATTTATAACCTTTATAACGCATTTTTTTATATTTTCCGCAAATACACTCATAATCTCTGATAGGACCGAAAATTTTGGCGCAAAAAAGCCCATCTCTTTCAGGTTTTAAAGTACGATAATTTATAGTTTCAGGTTTTTTTACTTCACCATGACTCCATGATCTTATCATCTCCGGACTTGCAAGTGCGATTTGAAAAACATCAAAATTATGTGGCCTTTGTTCTTCATTTACTTCTATTTGTTTATATCCAAATAACTCTTTACTCATTGCTTTCGTCCTTTTCATAAATTTCAACATCTAAAGCGAGCGATTTAAGCTCTTTTGTTAAAACGAAAAATGTTTCAGGAATTCCTGCAGTTTCAACATTTTCTCCGCGAGTTAATGCTTTATAAGCAGAAAATCTGCCGTCTACGTCATCTGATTTTATAGTAAGCATTTCGCGCAATGTATAAGCTGCACCATAAGCCTCCAATGCCCAAACTTCCATTTCTCCAAATCTTTGACCGCCAAAAAGCGCTTTTCCGCCGACAGGTTGTTGAGTGACCAAGCTATATGGTCCGGTACTTCTTGCATGCTCTTTTTCATCAACTAAATGGTGAAGTTTCAGATAATACATACAACCTACATTTACACGCTCTTTAAATTTCTCACCTGTTCTACCGTCGTAAAGATCTGTTTTTCCGTCAGGATCAATGTTTGCCATTTTAAACAGCTTTTCAAAATCTTCAGGAACTATTCCTTCAAAAATAGGAGCTGCAAATTTCACACCATGAGCCCAATCTCTTGCATATTTTAAAAGCTCTTCATCACTTAACTTTTCAAGCGTTTTTTTAGCATTCATAAGTTTTGCAGTGCTTGCGATTTCAATCATTTTTTCTCTTACGTGCTTAATCCAATCGCTTGTTTTTTCTTCTAAAATTTTAGCGATTTGTTCGCCTAAACGCCAACCTACCAAACCTAAGTGACTCTCCATAATTTGACCGATATTCATAC from Campylobacter hominis ATCC BAA-381 carries:
- the rpsG gene encoding 30S ribosomal protein S7, whose translation is MRRRKALVREVLPDPIYGNKVITKFINSLMYDGKKSIATKIMYGAINLIDQKGGEKKGIEVFNDAIENVKPVLEVKSRRVGGATYQVPIEVRPARQQALAIRWIIAFARKRSERTMIEKLAYELLDAANSKGSSFKKKEDTYKMAEANKAFAHYRW
- the rpsL gene encoding 30S ribosomal protein S12, with protein sequence MPTINQLVRKERKKIIEKSKSPALKNCPQRRGVCTRVYTTTPKKPNSALRKVAKVRLTSGFEVISYIGGEGHNLQEHSIVLVRGGRVKDLPGVKYHIVRGALDTAGVAKRTVSRSKYGAKRPKK
- a CDS encoding DoxX family protein, yielding MESKKFYDNGLFFLRLIFGICFLMHGISKISHGIDFVKDMVVNSGMPEILSYGVYIGEVLAPICIIIGLFPRISSFIIIINSAMILFLAHGSNLFGLNQYGGFNAELPFLYIGICLCILFCGSGKYAIKDKF
- the rpoC gene encoding DNA-directed RNA polymerase subunit beta', which translates into the protein MSKELFGYKQIEVNEEQRPHNFDVFQIALASPEMIRSWSHGEVKKPETINYRTLKPERDGLFCAKIFGPIRDYECICGKYKKMRYKGYKCEKCGVEITSSKVRRTRMGHIELVTPVAHIWYVNSLPSRIGTLLNVKMKDLERVLYYEAYIVDNPGEAYYDNENSKKVEKYDVLNEEQYQLLTKLYTSTGFSARMGGEVIRDMLAELDLVDILNNLKEEMKSTTSDAKKKNIVKRLKVVESFIMSDLRPEWMMITVLPVLPADLRPLVNLDGGKFAVSDVNDLYRRVINRNTRLKRLIELDAPDIIIRNEKRMLQEAVDALFDNGRRTNAVKGANKRPLKSLSEIIKGKQGRFRQNLLGKRVDFSGRSVIVVGPRLKMDQCGLPKIMALELFKPHLIARLQEKGYATTVKQAKKMIENKENEVWECLEEVVKDYPVMLNRAPTLHKMSIQAFHPVLVEGKAIKLHPLVCAAFNADFDGDQMAVHVPLSQEAIAECKILMMSSMNILLPASGKAVTVPSQDMVLGVYYLSLEKTGAKGTNKIFANADEVMMAVEAKALDIHAKIKTTVNGHATFTTAGRLIIKSILPDFIPESMWNKIMKKKDIANLVNFVYKNGGTKLTASFLDNLKRLGFESATKAGVSISVADIIVPESKSEYINDGKRKVREIQNQYGAGLLTDSERYNKIVDIWTDTGNKVASEMMKLIKNDKHGFNSIYMMADSGARGSANQIKQLAGMRGLMAKPDGSIIETPIISNFREGLNVLEYFISTHGARKGLADTALKTANAGYLTRKLIDVSQNVKITMDDCHTHEGIEVTEITSNGELIESLEDRILGRVLSDDVIDPITNKVLFEAGTLLNEEKTQIICDAGIKSVSIRTPITCKAHKGVCSKCYGTNLSEGKLVKPGEAVGIIAAQSIGEPGTQLTLRTFHVGGTASTEQQDRQVIAKKEGFIRYYNIKTIENNGKFIVTNRRNAAVLLVEPKIKAPISGIVNIEIAHEDVILTIKNKKDEVKYTLRRHDLAKANELAGVAGKVESKFYIAYKNGDKVEENESLVEVIKEGWNVPNRILFASEIKVKDGEPVTQIIPAGAKGILKYFILKGDYLERLKDIKKGHIVTEKGMFVVIADEDGREAIRHYIPRESIIQFNDSTKVDNKDIIAKPKKNESLTVAEWDPYSTPIIAESEGVVAFEDIEIGYTAAEQYDETTGQSRVVINEYLPQGVKPTIVIANEKKELIRYHLDPKTAIFVSAGDSVKLADILAKTPKAVAKSQDITGGLPRVSELFEARKPKNDAIVADIDGTIRFDKPLRAKERVIIESNDGSSSEYLIDKARQIQVRNGEYVHAGEKLTDGVVSSHDVLRILGEKALHYYLISEIQQVYRSQGVAINDKHIEIIVSQMLRQVRVVDSGDTSLIPGDLVSKRKFSEENERIVAGGGEPALAEPVLLGVTRAAIGSDSVISAASFQETTKVLTEASIAGRCDYLEDLKENVILGRKIPVGTGLYKDKEVKLKKNGKE